In Horticoccus luteus, the following proteins share a genomic window:
- a CDS encoding 3-hydroxyacyl-ACP dehydratase FabZ family protein, whose protein sequence is MPTVTDLIPHRPPFLFVDEIVTQEADGLTAKRTWRADEDFYRGHYPGAPITPGVLLCEAVFQTAACYMALKAQAAGGKPGEGVPLIAKISDVRFRSPIYPGDTILLAVKEKTTLGGFTMLTGSIKKANGTRVLNVDFSVAWKTPDGQAPAPNA, encoded by the coding sequence ATGCCCACCGTCACCGACCTCATTCCGCACCGTCCGCCGTTTTTGTTTGTCGACGAAATTGTCACCCAAGAGGCAGACGGATTGACGGCCAAACGCACATGGCGGGCCGACGAGGATTTCTACCGCGGGCATTATCCTGGTGCTCCGATCACGCCTGGCGTGTTGCTGTGCGAGGCGGTCTTCCAGACCGCGGCGTGCTACATGGCATTGAAAGCGCAAGCCGCGGGCGGAAAACCGGGAGAGGGTGTGCCCTTGATTGCGAAAATAAGCGATGTGCGGTTCCGGAGCCCGATTTATCCGGGCGATACCATTCTTCTCGCGGTGAAGGAAAAAACCACCCTCGGCGGCTTCACCATGCTCACCGGCAGCATCAAGAAGGCCAATGGCACGCGGGTGTTGAATGTCGATTTCTCCGTCGCGTGGAAAACCCCTGACGGCCAAGCTCCCGCGCCGAACGCGTGA
- a CDS encoding enoyl-ACP reductase FabI, which yields MPDFLHLAGQTFLVLGVANRKSVAWHIAKTLEEQGARVIYSVRSEARRKSLETLLADKPVFVCDVEEEGAAARLAAEVAAAGLAPLHGLVHSIAFANYSEGFRPFDETKRTDFLQATAVSAFSLVEITRAFKPHLARHASIVTIGISSLQVTPDNYGYMGPIKAALESATRFLAKSLSATSEIRVNVIGAGPLKTSASAGIPGYIESYLYAEKLTFRKRNLATQEVADAAVFLLSERSSGINGTTLVVDAGLGSNYFDQEIIRLAMRPER from the coding sequence ATGCCAGACTTCCTCCATCTCGCCGGCCAGACGTTTCTCGTCCTCGGTGTGGCCAACCGCAAAAGCGTCGCCTGGCACATCGCAAAGACCTTGGAAGAGCAGGGCGCCCGCGTCATTTACAGCGTGCGCTCGGAAGCGCGTCGTAAATCGCTGGAGACCTTGCTCGCCGACAAGCCGGTCTTCGTCTGCGACGTGGAAGAGGAAGGCGCCGCGGCGCGTCTCGCCGCCGAAGTGGCAGCCGCAGGTTTGGCCCCTTTGCACGGGCTCGTGCACTCGATCGCGTTTGCCAATTACAGCGAGGGATTCCGTCCGTTCGACGAGACCAAACGGACCGACTTTCTCCAAGCCACGGCGGTGTCGGCGTTCTCCCTCGTGGAGATCACCCGGGCGTTCAAACCCCATCTCGCGCGCCACGCCTCCATCGTGACCATCGGCATTTCATCGTTGCAGGTCACGCCCGACAACTACGGCTACATGGGGCCCATCAAGGCCGCCCTCGAATCCGCCACGCGTTTCCTCGCCAAGTCCTTGTCAGCGACGAGCGAAATTCGCGTGAACGTCATCGGCGCCGGGCCGCTGAAAACGAGCGCCTCCGCGGGCATTCCGGGCTACATTGAAAGCTATCTCTACGCGGAAAAACTCACGTTTCGAAAACGCAATCTCGCGACACAGGAAGTAGCCGATGCCGCGGTCTTCCTCTTGAGCGAACGCAGCAGTGGCATCAATGGAACGACGCTCGTCGTCGACGCCGGGCTGGGCAGCAATTATTTCGATCAGGAAATCATCCGGCTCGCGATGCGGCCGGAGCGTTAA